A genomic stretch from Deinococcus metalli includes:
- a CDS encoding glycerophosphodiester phosphodiesterase, with amino-acid sequence MTRWRSTNGALLERRAAGVLRTAHGGAAWAAGPNTAEALRAALAVRPDYVELDVHVTRDGELLLWHDEHIVTPAGAFAIAAHPLADLLALPTPDGTLMTLPQALEEARGRSGVMIDLKAPDLYAPLIATLDTLDVHDALVCGGYVDTLLALKARRPDLPVSLTPDAAAYASFGVTLRRLGSLDAVTVYWRTVDAAMVEAAHALGVMVLAWTVDHPPVAAHLLALGVDGLTSNSPAVLSALRRHPAPGPGTDPRLLVPGYLES; translated from the coding sequence GTGACGCGCTGGCGCAGCACGAACGGGGCCCTGCTGGAGCGCCGCGCGGCGGGCGTCCTGCGGACCGCTCACGGGGGGGCGGCGTGGGCGGCCGGGCCGAACACGGCCGAGGCGCTGCGCGCCGCGCTGGCGGTCCGTCCGGACTATGTGGAACTCGACGTGCACGTCACGCGTGACGGCGAACTGCTGCTGTGGCACGACGAGCACATCGTCACGCCGGCCGGCGCGTTCGCCATCGCCGCGCACCCGCTGGCCGATCTGCTCGCGCTGCCCACGCCGGACGGCACGCTCATGACCCTGCCACAGGCCCTGGAGGAAGCGCGCGGAAGATCCGGCGTGATGATCGACCTCAAGGCGCCGGACCTGTACGCCCCGCTGATCGCGACACTGGACACGCTGGACGTGCACGACGCGCTGGTATGCGGCGGGTACGTGGACACGCTGCTGGCCCTCAAGGCGCGCCGCCCGGACCTGCCCGTCTCGCTGACGCCGGACGCGGCCGCGTACGCGTCGTTCGGCGTCACCCTGCGGCGCCTCGGGTCGTTGGACGCCGTGACCGTGTACTGGCGCACCGTGGACGCGGCGATGGTCGAGGCGGCGCACGCGCTGGGCGTGATGGTGCTCGCGTGGACGGTGGACCATCCGCCCGTCGCGGCGCACCTGCTGGCGCTGGGCGTGGATGGCCTGACGAGCAACTCGCCCGCTGTGCTCAGCGCCCTCAGGCGCCACCCGGCCCCCGGCCCAGGCACCGATCCGCGCCTTCTGGTGCCCGGTTACCTGGAGTCGTGA
- a CDS encoding ABC transporter ATP-binding protein gives MSEIDFDHVSKVYAGRPAVSALNLSIHSGELVCLLGPSGCGKTTTLRLLAGFLTPDAGDVRIAGHSVVRLGPEARPTAMVFQRYTLWPHMNVFHNVAFGLKLRRLPPAQIVQKVQRALELVGLPGMERRSPAQLSGGQQQRVALARALVLEPQVLLLDEPLSSLDARLRVTLRDEIRAIQRNLGITTVFVTHDQEEALAVSDRIAVMDQGVLQQLDDPGTLYARPATRFVAEFIGRMNFLPASAGPLLGLDVPDGAELAVRPEDLHFGAVGAPFRAEHVLDLGPVREVRGRLTLPGAAGEVPLTVQLARGEAPDMTAVRVRRALTYRDGALLGDAAPVMGVGA, from the coding sequence ATGTCCGAGATCGATTTTGACCACGTGAGCAAGGTCTATGCCGGGCGCCCCGCCGTGTCGGCGCTGAACCTCAGCATCCACAGCGGAGAACTGGTGTGCCTGCTCGGCCCGTCGGGCTGCGGCAAGACCACCACCCTGCGCCTGCTGGCCGGCTTTCTGACGCCCGATGCCGGGGATGTCCGCATCGCCGGGCACTCGGTCGTGCGCCTCGGCCCGGAGGCGCGGCCGACCGCGATGGTCTTCCAGCGCTACACCCTGTGGCCGCACATGAACGTGTTCCACAACGTCGCCTTCGGGCTCAAACTGCGGCGCCTGCCGCCGGCGCAGATCGTGCAGAAGGTGCAGCGGGCGCTGGAACTGGTCGGCCTGCCGGGGATGGAGCGCCGCAGTCCCGCGCAGCTGTCGGGCGGGCAGCAGCAGCGCGTGGCGCTGGCCCGCGCGCTGGTTCTGGAACCCCAGGTGCTGCTGCTCGACGAGCCGCTCTCCAGCCTGGACGCCCGGCTGCGCGTCACGCTGCGCGACGAGATCCGCGCGATCCAGCGGAACCTGGGCATCACCACCGTGTTCGTCACGCATGACCAGGAGGAAGCGCTGGCGGTCTCGGACCGGATCGCGGTGATGGATCAGGGCGTGCTCCAGCAGCTCGACGATCCCGGCACGCTGTACGCGCGCCCCGCGACGCGCTTCGTGGCGGAGTTCATCGGCCGCATGAACTTTCTGCCGGCCAGCGCCGGCCCGCTGCTGGGCCTCGACGTCCCGGACGGCGCGGAACTCGCCGTGCGTCCCGAGGACCTGCACTTCGGCGCCGTGGGCGCGCCCTTCCGCGCGGAGCACGTGCTCGACCTCGGCCCGGTGCGCGAGGTGCGCGGCCGCCTGACGCTGCCCGGTGCCGCCGGTGAGGTGCCCCTGACCGTGCAACTCGCGCGCGGCGAGGCGCCGGATATGACCGCCGTGCGCGTGCGCCGCGCCCTGACCTACCGCGACGGTGCGCTGCTGGGCGACGCGGCCCCGGTCATGGGGGTGGGCGCGTGA
- a CDS encoding ABC transporter permease, protein MSRAVTPAAPTGAGWFLGVPALRRAVVRILILAFGAFLLLPIWTLLLWAVTQRWLYPGLLPQEFGLRWWQWVFTNADVGKAAYWSFTTAPTVTLLSAVVCLPAAYAFARFDFPLKRLFYVSLLASNAFPKLGLYIAIAALFFRLNLIGTFWGVVFVQLVNSLVTMVWIPAAAFAAVPRELEEAARDVGASPLRVFFSVTLPVALPGIIVALILTFLGSLDEAQATLIIGTPEITTLPVQMYSLVSSYPEPVGAVFSVLLAAPSVILLLLARRYLLSGYLAAGFKGG, encoded by the coding sequence GTGAGCCGCGCCGTCACGCCCGCTGCCCCCACCGGCGCCGGGTGGTTCCTGGGCGTGCCCGCCCTGCGCCGGGCCGTGGTCCGTATCCTGATCCTGGCCTTCGGGGCTTTCCTGCTGCTGCCGATCTGGACGCTGCTGCTGTGGGCCGTCACGCAGCGGTGGCTGTACCCGGGCCTGCTGCCACAGGAGTTCGGGCTGCGCTGGTGGCAGTGGGTGTTCACGAACGCCGATGTCGGCAAGGCCGCGTACTGGAGCTTCACGACCGCGCCGACCGTCACGCTGCTCTCGGCGGTGGTATGCCTGCCGGCCGCGTACGCCTTCGCGCGCTTCGACTTCCCGCTCAAGCGCCTGTTCTACGTGTCGCTGCTCGCGTCGAACGCCTTCCCGAAACTGGGCCTGTACATCGCCATCGCGGCGCTGTTCTTCCGCCTGAACCTGATCGGCACGTTCTGGGGCGTGGTGTTCGTGCAGCTGGTGAACTCGCTGGTCACGATGGTCTGGATTCCCGCTGCCGCCTTTGCCGCCGTGCCGCGCGAACTCGAGGAGGCTGCGCGCGACGTGGGCGCCAGCCCCCTGCGGGTGTTCTTCAGCGTGACGCTGCCGGTGGCGCTGCCGGGCATCATCGTGGCCCTGATCCTGACCTTCCTGGGCTCGCTCGACGAGGCGCAGGCGACCCTGATCATCGGCACACCGGAGATCACCACGCTGCCGGTGCAGATGTACTCGCTGGTGTCCAGCTACCCGGAACCGGTCGGGGCGGTATTCAGCGTCCTGCTGGCCGCGCCGTCCGTGATCCTGCTGCTGCTCGCCCGCCGGTACCTGCTGTCCGGCTACCTCGCCGCCGGCTTCAAGGGAGGCTGA
- a CDS encoding ABC transporter permease: protein MLPPLLVLTLLVLWPAVDALRFSLGLVPAGNVNYTTGLDLIRSDHPTLAVFGKLFANAAFARDLRLTLFVSVTATLLLSALAYALALYGRFHRGRSTELVRTLYLLPMFIPTIIAAYALTTFYGDNGLFEAMLARVSIGYTSPIRQAWGIVLGQVWVGIPFAVLMLSSGLDGIPEEQIDAARDQGAPFWTILTRLVLPLNVVPLLIVLTFSFIGIFGSFTVPYLLGPTAPNMLGVSMQLNFGSFRQPQLAVALAVFSFAVCAVVGYLYVAATLRQNRRAA, encoded by the coding sequence GTGCTTCCGCCGCTGCTCGTGCTGACGCTGCTGGTGCTGTGGCCGGCCGTCGACGCCCTGAGGTTTTCCCTGGGCCTGGTGCCCGCGGGAAATGTCAACTACACGACCGGGCTCGACCTGATCCGCAGCGACCACCCGACGCTGGCGGTGTTCGGGAAACTCTTCGCCAACGCGGCCTTCGCGCGGGACCTGCGCCTGACGCTGTTCGTGAGCGTCACGGCCACGCTGCTGCTGAGTGCGCTCGCGTACGCGCTGGCGCTGTACGGCCGCTTCCACCGGGGCCGCAGCACCGAACTCGTGCGCACTCTGTATCTGCTGCCCATGTTCATTCCCACCATCATCGCGGCGTACGCCCTCACCACCTTCTACGGCGACAACGGGCTGTTCGAGGCCATGCTGGCAAGGGTCAGCATCGGCTACACCTCGCCGATCCGGCAGGCGTGGGGGATCGTGCTGGGGCAGGTCTGGGTCGGCATCCCCTTCGCGGTGCTGATGCTCTCCAGCGGCCTGGACGGCATTCCAGAGGAGCAGATCGACGCGGCCCGTGACCAGGGCGCGCCGTTCTGGACGATCCTCACGCGGCTGGTGCTGCCGCTGAACGTCGTGCCTCTGCTGATCGTGCTGACCTTCTCGTTCATCGGAATCTTCGGGAGTTTCACTGTGCCGTACCTGCTGGGTCCCACCGCGCCGAACATGCTGGGCGTGAGCATGCAGCTGAACTTCGGTTCCTTCCGGCAGCCGCAGCTGGCCGTGGCGCTGGCCGTGTTCAGCTTCGCAGTGTGCGCGGTGGTGGGTTACCTGTACGTGGCCGCGACGCTGCGGCAGAACCGGCGGGCCGCGTGA
- a CDS encoding extracellular solute-binding protein, with translation MKATLLCGLLLLGTGSTVASAQAPTTLNLYSEGDVNVKDLWEKDLIPMFQKANPGIRVNLVFSAHGANSQSTLDRMAAAKQAGKVSGVDILEGPVEDAAQKGLLDKLSAQKVPLLARVSPNVVARAGSYGVPYRASSVVLAYDSTKVKNPPKTLSALIEWIGKNPGQFTYNAPDTGGSGNALVTRILKLGIPAAEAGTFETDYDASKEKYWEQGFTTLKKLAPNLYQNGQYSQNNVGTLQLLGKGAISMGPVWSDMGLSYLAQGLLPANIKLTQIDPPLSGGAAYIGVAADSANKAAAYTFLNWLLTPDVQAVVANKMNGYPGVQLKYMPAAVQDKFGDMAGDYSFGFSSKFNADMTRMWYERVAGTPQPQK, from the coding sequence ATGAAAGCCACTCTGCTGTGCGGACTCCTCCTGCTGGGCACGGGCTCGACCGTCGCCTCGGCGCAAGCCCCGACCACGCTGAACCTGTACTCCGAGGGCGACGTGAACGTCAAGGACCTGTGGGAGAAGGACCTGATTCCCATGTTCCAGAAGGCCAACCCGGGCATCCGGGTGAACCTGGTCTTCAGCGCGCACGGCGCCAACTCGCAGTCCACCCTCGACCGCATGGCCGCCGCCAAACAGGCCGGCAAGGTCAGCGGCGTGGACATCCTGGAAGGCCCCGTCGAGGACGCGGCGCAAAAGGGCCTGCTCGACAAGCTGAGCGCGCAGAAGGTGCCGCTGCTCGCCCGCGTGAGCCCCAACGTCGTGGCGCGCGCCGGCTCGTACGGCGTTCCGTACCGCGCGAGCTCGGTGGTGCTGGCGTACGACTCCACCAAGGTCAAGAACCCGCCCAAGACCCTCAGCGCCCTGATCGAGTGGATCGGCAAGAACCCCGGCCAGTTCACGTACAACGCGCCGGACACCGGCGGCAGCGGCAACGCGCTGGTCACGCGCATCCTGAAGCTCGGCATCCCGGCGGCCGAGGCCGGCACCTTCGAGACGGACTACGACGCCAGCAAGGAAAAGTACTGGGAGCAGGGCTTCACGACCCTGAAAAAGCTCGCCCCCAACCTGTACCAGAACGGCCAGTACTCGCAGAACAACGTCGGTACGCTGCAACTGCTCGGCAAGGGCGCCATCAGCATGGGCCCGGTGTGGTCCGACATGGGCCTGAGCTACCTCGCGCAGGGCCTGCTGCCCGCGAACATCAAGCTCACGCAGATCGACCCGCCGCTGTCGGGCGGTGCCGCGTACATCGGCGTGGCCGCCGACAGCGCCAACAAGGCCGCCGCGTACACCTTCCTGAACTGGCTGCTCACGCCGGACGTGCAGGCGGTCGTGGCGAACAAGATGAACGGCTACCCCGGCGTGCAGCTCAAGTACATGCCGGCCGCGGTGCAGGACAAGTTCGGAGACATGGCCGGCGACTACTCCTTCGGCTTTTCCAGCAAGTTCAACGCGGACATGACCCGCATGTGGTACGAGCGCGTCGCCGGCACTCCGCAGCCCCAGAAGTAA
- a CDS encoding CehA/McbA family metallohydrolase, whose translation MEWHRSAFTLVPTDTKTHRRIPVDLPAGAGALRVTLTFTPWTLGDLKNLVTLSITGPRGFRGAGHRHGNAVEVLIAADHATPGYVPGEIEAGTWTVGVHTHLALTALDAEVVVETLPSPAPLPHTADTPLPALPPLQAGEWMMGDLHCHTTHSDGRWSARDLAAAALARGLRFLALTDHNTVSGRGELARNYPGVLLPGLELTTYYGHGVIIGHPEYADWTAYTQQSGMRPLSDTLWADAGAYVTIAHPFAPGDPFCTGCNWTYFDLRPGDATHLEVWNGQRSGTHNALALEHWYGLVAAGRRVVATAGTDNHGPTYRPDHGLTCTPATADPARLAAQLAAGETYLSTDAALKPSLRAGGHDIRLGGTFPGGPLDVRLEWTRPVTGTLVWVIDGRREEEPVRGLEPIERTVDVRRWLNVEVRSPDGALHTLSNPVYAGG comes from the coding sequence ATGGAATGGCACCGCTCCGCGTTCACCCTCGTCCCGACCGACACCAAGACGCACCGCCGCATTCCGGTGGACCTCCCGGCCGGCGCCGGAGCGCTGCGCGTCACGCTGACCTTCACGCCGTGGACGCTCGGCGACCTCAAGAACCTCGTGACCCTCAGCATCACCGGACCGCGCGGCTTCCGCGGCGCTGGGCACCGGCACGGCAACGCGGTGGAGGTCCTGATCGCGGCGGACCACGCCACGCCCGGGTACGTGCCCGGCGAGATCGAGGCCGGGACGTGGACGGTGGGCGTGCATACGCACCTGGCGCTGACGGCCCTGGACGCGGAGGTCGTGGTCGAGACCCTCCCCTCCCCTGCCCCGCTCCCGCACACGGCCGACACCCCCCTGCCGGCCCTGCCGCCGCTCCAGGCTGGCGAGTGGATGATGGGTGACCTGCACTGTCACACCACGCACTCGGACGGCCGCTGGTCGGCCCGGGACCTGGCGGCGGCGGCCCTCGCGCGCGGCCTGCGGTTCCTGGCGCTGACCGACCACAACACCGTCAGCGGGCGCGGCGAGCTGGCCCGGAACTACCCCGGCGTCCTGCTGCCTGGCCTGGAACTCACCACGTATTACGGGCACGGGGTCATCATCGGCCACCCGGAGTACGCCGACTGGACCGCCTACACCCAGCAGTCCGGCATGCGCCCCCTGTCGGACACGCTGTGGGCGGACGCGGGCGCGTACGTGACCATCGCCCACCCCTTCGCGCCGGGCGATCCCTTCTGCACCGGGTGCAACTGGACGTACTTCGACCTGCGGCCCGGCGACGCCACACACCTGGAGGTCTGGAACGGGCAGCGGTCCGGCACCCACAACGCCCTCGCGCTGGAGCACTGGTACGGGCTGGTCGCGGCGGGGCGGCGGGTCGTCGCCACTGCGGGCACCGACAACCACGGCCCCACGTACCGCCCGGACCACGGCCTGACCTGCACGCCCGCCACCGCCGATCCTGCCCGGCTGGCCGCGCAGCTCGCCGCCGGCGAGACCTACCTGTCCACCGACGCGGCCCTGAAGCCCTCGCTGCGCGCGGGCGGACACGACATCCGGCTGGGCGGCACCTTTCCCGGCGGGCCGCTCGACGTGCGCCTGGAATGGACGCGGCCTGTCACCGGAACGCTGGTGTGGGTGATCGACGGCCGGCGTGAAGAGGAACCGGTTCGCGGCCTGGAACCCATCGAACGCACGGTGGACGTGCGCCGCTGGCTGAACGTCGAGGTCCGCTCGCCGGACGGCGCGCTGCACACCCTGAGCAACCCGGTGTACGCGGGCGGGTGA
- a CDS encoding ATP-binding cassette domain-containing protein codes for MSRHPALSVRAQVMDVPGLRARLVLTAVWSAVGLGATVGAYVVLARVIAGTLLHGIPGVSVPDAGWPDLGWIAALLGLRAVASAARERLGVRLAARALRTWRGRLTSRALDLGPVALADLHGADLATLDSELGPRLTPYYARYLPGALHAGLAFAVTLGAALWLDPSTALLLLVTGPLALGFLVLVGLATNAASAQQWHAHTRLSARLLTLTRALPTLHAYGAVAPYRAVLSDSALRHREATMRVLRIAFLNGFVLDFAATMATALVAVWIGVRLFAGEAALAPTLAALMLVPEFFGPLRQLGADRHAALDAQPLLAQLGALLARPLAPTGAVRVPPGVPEIRLHAAHARLTTPMAPLSVTVAPGALVALRGPSGSGKTTLLHALHKHVPHDGVIEVGGVPLDALDRTAWQARVAFVPQHPRLMATTLRENLRAAQPDADDAALGRALAAVGLARLPAQLPLGLDTPLGEGGTGLSGGETARVALARALLAGADVILLDEVTAHLDADSEAAVLEVVRRAFAGRSVLMATHRAVPAGWREARLEAGA; via the coding sequence GTGAGCCGGCATCCCGCCCTGTCCGTGCGCGCCCAGGTCATGGACGTGCCTGGCCTCCGCGCCCGGCTGGTGCTCACCGCCGTGTGGAGCGCTGTGGGCCTGGGAGCGACGGTGGGCGCCTATGTCGTGCTGGCGCGCGTCATCGCCGGTACGCTGCTGCACGGCATCCCGGGCGTCAGCGTGCCGGACGCGGGCTGGCCGGACCTGGGCTGGATCGCCGCGCTGCTGGGCCTGCGCGCAGTGGCGTCCGCCGCGCGGGAGCGGCTGGGCGTCCGGCTGGCCGCGCGGGCGCTGCGCACGTGGCGAGGTCGGCTCACGTCCCGGGCGCTGGACCTCGGCCCGGTCGCCCTGGCTGACCTGCACGGCGCCGACCTCGCCACCCTGGACTCGGAGCTGGGCCCGCGCCTGACGCCGTATTACGCCCGGTACCTGCCGGGCGCGCTGCATGCCGGTCTGGCATTCGCGGTGACGCTGGGCGCGGCCCTGTGGCTGGACCCCTCGACGGCGCTGCTCCTGCTGGTGACGGGGCCGCTCGCCCTTGGCTTCCTGGTCCTGGTGGGGCTGGCCACGAACGCGGCGAGCGCGCAGCAGTGGCACGCGCACACCCGGCTGTCCGCGCGGCTGCTCACGCTCACGCGCGCCCTGCCGACCCTGCACGCCTACGGAGCGGTGGCGCCCTACCGGGCTGTGCTGAGCGACTCGGCACTCCGGCACCGCGAAGCGACCATGCGGGTGCTCAGAATCGCCTTCCTGAACGGCTTCGTGCTGGACTTCGCCGCGACGATGGCCACGGCGCTGGTCGCGGTGTGGATCGGCGTGCGGCTGTTCGCCGGCGAGGCGGCGCTCGCCCCGACGCTTGCGGCGCTGATGCTGGTGCCGGAGTTTTTCGGACCTTTGCGGCAGCTCGGCGCGGACCGGCACGCGGCGCTGGACGCCCAGCCCCTGCTCGCGCAGCTCGGGGCGCTGCTGGCCCGGCCGCTGGCCCCGACCGGCGCGGTTCGCGTGCCGCCCGGCGTCCCGGAAATCCGCCTGCACGCGGCGCACGCCCGGCTGACGACGCCGATGGCGCCGCTGAGCGTGACGGTGGCACCCGGCGCGCTGGTGGCGCTGCGCGGACCGTCCGGAAGCGGCAAGACGACCCTCCTGCATGCCCTGCACAAGCACGTGCCACACGATGGCGTGATCGAGGTGGGCGGCGTACCGCTGGACGCGCTCGACCGGACGGCGTGGCAGGCGCGGGTGGCCTTCGTGCCGCAACACCCACGGCTGATGGCCACGACGCTGCGCGAGAACCTGCGCGCGGCGCAGCCCGACGCGGACGACGCGGCGCTGGGACGGGCGCTGGCGGCTGTGGGCCTGGCACGGTTGCCCGCGCAGCTGCCGCTGGGGCTGGACACGCCCCTCGGGGAGGGGGGGACCGGACTGTCGGGCGGCGAGACGGCCCGCGTGGCCCTGGCGCGGGCGCTGCTGGCGGGCGCGGACGTGATCTTGCTCGACGAGGTGACCGCCCACCTCGACGCGGACAGCGAGGCGGCCGTGCTGGAGGTCGTCCGGCGAGCGTTTGCCGGCCGCAGCGTGCTGATGGCCACGCACCGCGCGGTGCCGGCCGGCTGGCGTGAAGCGCGCCTGGAGGCCGGCGCGTGA